GAATCCAGTCACTATAGAATTGCTGCGGCAAGTCACGAAAACGATACACCGCGTCCCACGCCAGATTGATCGCGTTGAATTCGATATGTGTAACCGCATGAATCAATGCAACCAGTCCTGCGCGGGTATTGAACCGGCGCTTCGGAACCTCGCCAGGCATCACCAATTCCGGTCTAACCGGACGACCAGGTTGCGTAATGGGTTCCGGATTATTGGACGATCTTAATAACAACGCGCCTGCTTGCCATGCTTGCGCGGTTTGCCGTGTTAGAAGCAGTTTTTCCTCAATCTCGTATGCCATTAAGCAACGTTTCGCAGAATCGAACAAGGAATCCATAGCGTAATTAAGAATGATCCAGGTAAAAAAACTGGCAAGACATCAGAAAAACAGTACAAATTTAGTACAAATGTACTACTAAACCGGGAACACCGAACTATTGGTCTTAATTGAACAAGTGGTTACAATCGGGCCGGCATTGTGGTTTTTCGTTTTATCTCGCAATGCGGCTTAATTTTTTAGCAACCATTTGATTTCTTATTATTTTAGAGTGACAAAAATGAAACAGTCAAAAACAATTATAACAACTGCACTTGTACTTACAGGCTTACTCGCTGCTTCGCAAACGCAAGCGGCAGCGGTTACATTTAACTTCTCCAGCAGCAACGCATGGACAAAAAGCGACTTGGTATTCAATTCCGGAACCGATTCGGTAACCGTCGGCGCCTTTAACGGCGGCAACGACACCAGCGTTTCAAGCACCCGGGTATTCGTCGGCGCCAATTCCGCCGGACTGGTTGCTTGCTCGGGCGGCAATTCCAATACCGGCGGCTCGGCAACTGGTTGCTCTGGCGATGAACATACCATTTCCAGCAATGGTGCGGATGAAGATATTAAATTTACTTTCTCGCAAGAAGTGACATTGCTATCGGCCACTTTTAAATATTGGGACGGTAAAGGAAGCAGCGCCAGCGACATGGATGATTTTTCCTTGTTCGTGGGTACCACACCGAGATTTACCGATCAGACTATCATTACTGGTTCCAACGATGGAACCGCAACGTTCAACTTTGCAACGGTAGGCGGTGATTTGACCGATTCTGTTTTTTATATCGGCGCGCGTGGCGATGGCGATACCTTCAAACTGTACAGCTTGACCGTCGAAATTCCGGCAGTTCCGGAACCGTCGACCTACTTGCTGATGCTGTCGGGTTTGGGCCTGCTCGGCTGGAAATTCGGACGCAAAAGCTTGCAAGCATAAGTTAGCAGTTAGTTAAGTAAAAAGCTCAGAGGAAATCGCGAAGGTGAATTCACCTTCGCGTTTTTATTTTGACTTTGGACTAGCAGCGATAATCTGCTAGTCTGTCATCTTTCCAATCACATACCTGCCGCCATGCATAACATTCCTCACGATCCGGCGCTGCATGTCTGCTTGCCGGAAGGACAACCGGTTTTACGCACGGTGCCAATGCCGGCGGATACCAACTACGCCGGTGACATATTCGGCGGCTGGATTATGTCACAAGTCGATATCGCCGGCAGCATCCCCGCCCTCCGCCGCGCCCGTGGTCGCGTGGCAACGGTTGCAGTCAATTCGTTTGTATTCAAACAACCGGTGTTCGTCGGCGATCTCGTCAGTTTCTACGCCGACATCGTCAAAATAGGCCGCACCTCAATTGCTGTCGAAGTCACCGTCTACGCCCAGCGCGGTGTGCGAGAAGGCGGCGAGGAAATTTGCATCAAAGTCACCGAAGCGGTGCTGACTTACGTCGCTATCGACAACAACCGTAAACCAAGGGTGGTGCCGGAGGAGTAACGTTAAGAAAACTTCAATGCGAGAGATTTCTTTACAGTTAATTTGTTTCAAGAACTGTAATTACAGATTTACTACTGTGCAACAACCAAGCAATCGGCAACCCCGGATCAGGATTATCAGCCAACCGATCCAACAGCCTCCGCTTCTTTTCCCCCGTCACTACCAACACAATCCGCTCGCTATCAGCCAGCATTTCCATTGAAAGACTCACACGCAGCGAAGGCGCAATCGGAGGGGCGACGGCGATGCAATGATTCGCCGGCAACGTATCTGGATTCATGCCGGGGAACAGCGAGGCGATGTGGCCGTCTTCTCCTAAACCTAGCACGGTCAGGCTGACCGGTAACGGCAGGCGGTCGAGTCGTTGCTGAATCGTTTCGATGGCGTCGAATGGGGTGTCATGCTGGGTTTTCAACCCGACGAAACGGGTATGTTGCGGAAGATGTTGCATCAGGCATTGTTTTACCAATCGTTCATTTGACTGGTCATCATTCACGTCAACCCAGCGTTCGTCCGACAATGTGACGGTGATCCGGTCCCACGGCAGTGGGCGTTTGGCAAGCTCTGGCAGGTAATGGCGCGGCGTGCTGCCACCAGGGACGATGAGCGTGACTTGCGGCTTTCGACTCAAGCTGTCGAGCAACGCGGTTGCGGCGAAATCGGCAAAAGCCTGGCTGAGCGATTCGATATCGGGATAAACCCGGCGCTGCAGCGGCATGTGAGCGTTACTGCACCAGACCGCGCAGATCCGGCACGATTTCGATATGCGCCGGGAATGGATTGGGATCGCCGGGAAAGACGCGCCCTAAGAAAGCAGTGTTGTTGGCTTGCGCGCCTTCCAGGTCGGCCATGGCGTCGCCGATCATCAATACCGACTCGGGCTTCAAGCTGTGCGCCGACAGGATTTCCGCGATGATGGTTTTTTTCAACGCCGGAGCGCCACGCACACCGGTGAAATAAGGCGCGAGGCCGCGGCGTTCGACGATGGCTTTAAGTTCGACTTCCGGCGTGCCGGAAGCGACAAACAACGGAATTCTGCCGGATTGCTGGCAGATCAATTCGATCGCGCCGGGCACCGGTTCGGCGGCGATCACCGCTTCGACCACCAGCTCGGAAAAGCGGATGTCGAGTTGGTTTTCTTCCGCTTCGGTCAATGGCGGCTGATGCAGAAAATGTTCCTGGAAGTGACGGAACTTGCGATAACGCGACATGCCGCCGTTTTGCGTATGGAATTGCACCACTTGCGCGACGATCTCCTCGCCGAACGGCCGGTACAACTCGGCGAACGCTTGGGTTTTGATTTTTCCCGATTCAACCACGACGCCGTCGAAGTCGAAGATGATGGCTTGCCAATCGAAATGCTTCATGGGTTATGCGCGATTATCCGGTGTTGCCGGCATGGCGTCGTCGTTGCCCACATGCAGATCCTGGTGGATTTCACGCAGGCAATCGAGCAAGCCTTGGCCGAGGTCGACATGCTCGTTCAGCACCAGTTTGCGGCCGATGCGCGGCTGAAACGCATACGGCGTGATCTTGTAATGATGCACGGTGTTGGCTTCGTCAAAATGCAGTTCCACCGGCCACGGCATCATTTCCGAAATCATCGTCATCACGTCGCGGATGCGTAATTTCTCCTGACCGGTCAGAATCAGGTGGCGGTTGGCGAATTCCGGCGCCAGCACTTGCACGCTCATGCGCGCAGCGTCTTCGACGTGGATGTATTCACGCATCGCTTCGCCGCTGCCTTTGTAGGTGATCGAATGTTGTTCCACCGCTTCGCGCAACATGCGGTAAATACCGTTGCGGCGGTCGGAGCGGCGGCCGTACAACGAACCGTAGCGCAGAATGTTGTATTCCAGTCCGTAGCGGTCAAAATAGGTTTCGGTGAAACGTTCCGCGGCTTGCTTGCTGGCGCGGTAAAACGAACCGGATTCGGAATACACATAAACCGTGCTGGCGAACACAAAGCGGCGCGCGCCGGCAATGCGTGCGGCTTCGAGCGCATGCATGTTGCCGAGCACGTTGATGGTCGCGGTCGGAATCGGCTTGTCGTGCGCTTCGTCGATGTCGGCGATGGCGGCAAAGTTATACACGATCGAAGTGCCTTTGGCGGCTTCGATAACCTGCTCGAGATCCATGATGTCGCCGACGATCATTTCCTGATTGCCTTTCAGAAACGGCGACGCCACCCGGTCGAACAACCGCACCTGATAACCCGCCGCCGTCAAGGCATCGGCGACATGACTGCCGAGAAAACCGCTGGCGCCGTATACGACTACTTTTTCATTGGAAATTGCTGTCATGAGATGACGCCTGTTTGAATGAGTCCTTGCAATAAGTTATCCGCCGCCTCGATTTCCATCCGCTGACGCGATTCCCGCGCCAGCGATCCGACATGCGATGTCAGGGTGATATGGCCAAATTCAAGTAGCGGACCTTGATACGGTTCCTGCTCAAACACATCGAGCGCCGCCGCGCTGACTTTGCCGGATTTCAACGCATCGGCCAGCGCATCTTCGTCGACCAATCCGCCGCGCGCGGCGTTGATGACGATCGCTTCGGGCTTCATTGCCGCGAACGCTTTGGCATTGAGCAGATGATGGCTATCGGCGGAATACGGCAGGTGCAACGTGATGATGTCGGCACTGGCCAGCAGTTGATCCAACGGCGCCAGCTTCACGCCATCCGGCACTTGCGACGCGAACGGATCGTGCGCGATCACGCTGGCTTCAAAGGCTTGGCAAAGCCGTGCGACGCGGCGGCCGATATGGCCCAGGCCAACGATGCCGACGGTTTGCGCCGCCAGCAAGCGGCCTTGCGTGCGCGGCCATTCCTTGTTGCGAACCGCGCGGTCGATGACAGCGGTTTGGCGCAACAGACTTAAGATGAATGCCATCGTCAATTCCGCCACCGCTTGCGCTGGCGCTTCCGGCGTGTTCAACACGGTAATGCCGTGCTGCTTGGCGGCATTGAGGTCGACGCTATCCAACCCGGCGCCGCAGCGGGAAACAACTTTCAGTTGCGGCGACGCCTGGAACACTCGCGCGGTTAGCGGTTCGATACCGGCGATCAAACCGGTCGCGCCGTTGCTCAGTAATTCGATGATTTCATCTTCGGTGAGTTTGCGCTTGTGCGGGTTGGTGACAATTTGAAAGCCTTTCTGCAGCAATTGCTGCAGCGGCGGATTGCGGTCGATGTCGAACGACGAAGTGGAAATAACCAGTGTCTTCATTATTTTTTCAGGGTTGCGCGGATGCTTTGTAAATGGCTGCGGCAGATGGAATCGAGAATGCGGATATCCAGCGCGTAGCCGAGGAAGTTGAAACCGGCGGCGATGCGCTGCTGCAACGCTTGCGGGTCGGGTTCGATAACGTGAATGCCGCCCGGTTTACCGGCGCGGCGTCCGGCTTCGAGCACTTGCGCGATCGCGGCTTGCACATCCGGATGATTCAAATCGCCGGGACGCCCCATCGAGCCGGATAAATCGTACGGACCGATGATATAGGCATCGATGCCGGGAACCGCCAGAATCTCATCGATGGCCTGAACCGCATCGACATGCTCGATCATCACGACGATCACCGCATTGTCTTCCAGCCAGGCGCGATAAGCCGGAAAACTCGCGCCGTAACCTTGCGCGCGCGCCAATCCGACGCCGCGTTGCCCGCGCGGCGGGTAATAGACGCCATCGACTGCGGCTTTGGCATCGGCGGCGGATTTGATCATCGGCACCATCACGCCGGTCGCGCCGGCATCCATGACACGTTTGATCTGATCGGGATGATTCGAAGTCAGCCGCACGATCGCCGGACATTGTTTAGCGTCGAGCACCTGAATAATGGCTTGCACTTCACTCAGCTCCAGCACGCTGTGCTCCATATCCAGCACCAGCCAGTCGAAACCGGCGGATGCCATGATTTCGGCGATGGACGGATGCCCCAACGTGACCCACGAACCGATGGTCAATTCAGACCGGTTCAATTGTGCTTTTAATGACATGACGGTTCCTGGTTCTAATAGTGGGACAGCAACGGATCGGATGCCATCAATTTCTCGACGCGCTGCAGATCGGCGGTGGTATCGACCGCTTGCGTGTTGTATTCGGTATGCACCATTCTGACCGGCAAGCCGTGTTCGAGCAAACGCAGCATGTCGATCGACTCAAGCTGTTCCAAAGGCGTCGGCGTCAGGCGGGTATATTGAAACAACAGATCGCGGCGGAACGGAATGATGCACACCTGCTTGTACGCAACGGTATCGGCAAAGCCGCTTTTGGCCAGTGTCGGAATCGGGCGGCGCGACATATACAGCGCGTTGCCTTTTTGATCCATCACCACCTTGATAGTGTTGACGTCGAGATAGTCCGCTTCGTGGTCGATTTTTTTGACCAGATTGACGCAACCGAGCTGCGGATCATGCTTGAACGGCGCCACGGCGGTATCAACCATGTCCGGATGCGTCATCGGCTCGTCGCCCTGCACCATCACGATCAATTCCGCATCGAGATTGGCCACCGCTTCGGCGACGCGGTCGCTGGCGCGTTCGTGAGTGTCGGCGGTCATAATCACTTTAGCGCCGAAACCTTCCGCAATTTCACGGATTTCTTCGTCGCAGGTGGCGATATAAGTCGCGTCGATGGATTGACTCATGGCGACACGTTTATAAATATGCTCGATCATCGGTCGGCCGAGGATTTTGGCGACCGGTT
This is a stretch of genomic DNA from Nitrosomonas sp. sh817. It encodes these proteins:
- a CDS encoding PEP-CTERM sorting domain-containing protein — its product is MKQSKTIITTALVLTGLLAASQTQAAAVTFNFSSSNAWTKSDLVFNSGTDSVTVGAFNGGNDTSVSSTRVFVGANSAGLVACSGGNSNTGGSATGCSGDEHTISSNGADEDIKFTFSQEVTLLSATFKYWDGKGSSASDMDDFSLFVGTTPRFTDQTIITGSNDGTATFNFATVGGDLTDSVFYIGARGDGDTFKLYSLTVEIPAVPEPSTYLLMLSGLGLLGWKFGRKSLQA
- a CDS encoding acyl-CoA thioesterase — translated: MHNIPHDPALHVCLPEGQPVLRTVPMPADTNYAGDIFGGWIMSQVDIAGSIPALRRARGRVATVAVNSFVFKQPVFVGDLVSFYADIVKIGRTSIAVEVTVYAQRGVREGGEEICIKVTEAVLTYVAIDNNRKPRVVPEE
- the pgl gene encoding 6-phosphogluconolactonase, producing MPLQRRVYPDIESLSQAFADFAATALLDSLSRKPQVTLIVPGGSTPRHYLPELAKRPLPWDRITVTLSDERWVDVNDDQSNERLVKQCLMQHLPQHTRFVGLKTQHDTPFDAIETIQQRLDRLPLPVSLTVLGLGEDGHIASLFPGMNPDTLPANHCIAVAPPIAPSLRVSLSMEMLADSERIVLVVTGEKKRRLLDRLADNPDPGLPIAWLLHSSKSVITVLETN
- a CDS encoding HAD family hydrolase; translation: MKHFDWQAIIFDFDGVVVESGKIKTQAFAELYRPFGEEIVAQVVQFHTQNGGMSRYRKFRHFQEHFLHQPPLTEAEENQLDIRFSELVVEAVIAAEPVPGAIELICQQSGRIPLFVASGTPEVELKAIVERRGLAPYFTGVRGAPALKKTIIAEILSAHSLKPESVLMIGDAMADLEGAQANNTAFLGRVFPGDPNPFPAHIEIVPDLRGLVQ
- a CDS encoding NAD(P)-dependent oxidoreductase → MTAISNEKVVVYGASGFLGSHVADALTAAGYQVRLFDRVASPFLKGNQEMIVGDIMDLEQVIEAAKGTSIVYNFAAIADIDEAHDKPIPTATINVLGNMHALEAARIAGARRFVFASTVYVYSESGSFYRASKQAAERFTETYFDRYGLEYNILRYGSLYGRRSDRRNGIYRMLREAVEQHSITYKGSGEAMREYIHVEDAARMSVQVLAPEFANRHLILTGQEKLRIRDVMTMISEMMPWPVELHFDEANTVHHYKITPYAFQPRIGRKLVLNEHVDLGQGLLDCLREIHQDLHVGNDDAMPATPDNRA
- a CDS encoding phosphoglycerate dehydrogenase — translated: MKTLVISTSSFDIDRNPPLQQLLQKGFQIVTNPHKRKLTEDEIIELLSNGATGLIAGIEPLTARVFQASPQLKVVSRCGAGLDSVDLNAAKQHGITVLNTPEAPAQAVAELTMAFILSLLRQTAVIDRAVRNKEWPRTQGRLLAAQTVGIVGLGHIGRRVARLCQAFEASVIAHDPFASQVPDGVKLAPLDQLLASADIITLHLPYSADSHHLLNAKAFAAMKPEAIVINAARGGLVDEDALADALKSGKVSAAALDVFEQEPYQGPLLEFGHITLTSHVGSLARESRQRMEIEAADNLLQGLIQTGVIS
- a CDS encoding HpcH/HpaI aldolase/citrate lyase family protein, with the translated sequence MSLKAQLNRSELTIGSWVTLGHPSIAEIMASAGFDWLVLDMEHSVLELSEVQAIIQVLDAKQCPAIVRLTSNHPDQIKRVMDAGATGVMVPMIKSAADAKAAVDGVYYPPRGQRGVGLARAQGYGASFPAYRAWLEDNAVIVVMIEHVDAVQAIDEILAVPGIDAYIIGPYDLSGSMGRPGDLNHPDVQAAIAQVLEAGRRAGKPGGIHVIEPDPQALQQRIAAGFNFLGYALDIRILDSICRSHLQSIRATLKK
- a CDS encoding 3-deoxy-manno-octulosonate cytidylyltransferase; protein product: MKTIAVIPARMGSSRFPGKPVAKILGRPMIEHIYKRVAMSQSIDATYIATCDEEIREIAEGFGAKVIMTADTHERASDRVAEAVANLDAELIVMVQGDEPMTHPDMVDTAVAPFKHDPQLGCVNLVKKIDHEADYLDVNTIKVVMDQKGNALYMSRRPIPTLAKSGFADTVAYKQVCIIPFRRDLLFQYTRLTPTPLEQLESIDMLRLLEHGLPVRMVHTEYNTQAVDTTADLQRVEKLMASDPLLSHY